One Candidatus Eisenbacteria bacterium genomic window, CCGGCCATGGCCGGGCAAGCGAAGTCCGGATAATCGACGGTGCCACGGTCGGAATCAGCATGAAGTACGAGGGTGGCCATCTGCATTACCAGGAAGGCGACTCATGGATCGATCTCGGGCCCGTCGCACCGCGCGAATGGCACAAGATCGAAATCGCCGCCGACACCAGGGGAAACAGGGTCGCCATCTACATCGACGGGGTGCGCGCCGGAGTGCATCGGCCTGCCTCAGCGACGATATCCGGTCTCACCTATCTGGAGATGGTTGGCGCATCAGGAAGCGCCTACTACGTGGAGGATGTCTCGGTGCGCAACCTGATTCTGCCAGAGCCAACAACAGCGGTCGGCCCTGAAGTCAGCATGTCAGCCTGGGCTGGCGTGGGCTCGGTATCCGCCTGGGCCAGTCCTTCGATCGAGATTGTCAGCCCCAATCCCGCGTCGACCAGGTTGGCCTTCCGCTACGTCCTGCCAAGGGAAGGCGAAGTTCGCCTCACGGTCCTCGACGCGGCTGGTCGCAGGGTGAGGACTCTGCTGGATGGGCATGCCGATGCAGGGATGAGCACATTGCTTTGGGATTGTCGCGACGATGGGAGAAGGGTCCTGCCCTCCGGTATCTACTGGGTTCTCCTTCAGTGCAACGACGGCCAGAGGGTGCGGAAGCTGGCCATCGTCCGGTGAGGATCTCCGGCTAGGCACGTAGGCGCCAGTCGCGAAGATCAGCTTCCTGTCGCTCCCGTGGCACATCTATTGCCTCGGGATTCCACCTCATGGATCCCTCTTCGATGCTCGCCCGCGGGGTCGCCTGCCGGTTCTCCCTGCGGCGGGCGATGCTCGGCCTTCACATATGCCTTGCACTTCTCGCTCTCGCTTGGAAGCCCGCGACCCCCGCGATCGTCATCAACGAGATCCTCTACGACCCCGCAGGGTCGGACAGCGGGCGCGAATTCGTCGAGCTCGCGAACACCGGCCCCTTCGCCGCGTCGCTCGAGGACCTCGCTCTCGAAGCGGGCAACGGCGGCCGCGCGAATGACTGGAAGGTGATCTGGAGGGGCGGGGCTGATCGATGGATCCGGCCGGGGGGGCTCTATCGGATCGGTCTCGATGGGCCGGGGGACGGAGAGCCCGCTGAATTCAACATCCAGAACGGACCCGACGCGCTTCGGCTCGTGAAGCAGGGTTTCGTCCTGGATCTCGTGGGGTGGGGGGACCACCTTCACGCGGAGTACTACGAGGCGCATCCGACGCCGCTCGCGCGATCCGGGCGCTCCCTGGCGCGGGCGGTCGATGGTGTCGACACCGACGACAACCTCGTCGACTTCGCCGTCGCGCAGCCGACGCCCGGGCGGCCGAACCGTCCGCTCGATGACTGGGCCGTCCGTTTCTCGACGCCGAGCCCCGAGCTTCCGCGTCCGGGGGATCGGATCACCGTCGCTCTTCTGCTGGACAATCGAGGTGTCGAGACGCGGACTCCTCCTCTCACGGAAGTGATCGAAGGCAGGCGCTCGATTCTTGTCGGTTGGACCTCGGTCGTGGAGCCGGGTAGCTCGGCCGAGGAGACGCTTCTGCTGGACGCGCCGGCGGACACGGGCCGCGCGACCTGGCTCGCCCGCATTCTCCAGCGCGATCAGGTTCCCGAGAACGACTCCGACTCGCTCCGTCTCCGTGTCGGCCATGGCCCGGTCCGCATCGTCGAGATCCTCGCCTCTCCCCTGGTCGGCCAGCCGGAGTGGATCGAGCTTCGCGCGGACGGCCCCGCCGGACGTCTCATCGCCGGCCTCGTTCTCGATGCTCATGGCCGGCGCATCGAGCTTGCGCCGCGGCGGATCGACGCGGAGACCCGCATCGGGTTGGTCGTCGAGGATTCGGCGGCGATGCGCACGCAGTTCCCGAACCTCTCCCCCTCCACGATCTGGAGTCACAAGGGCGCCTGGCCCCGATTGCGCAATGGCGGGCGGGGGGGCGGAATCTCCGATTCGCTCAGACTGATCGGCTCCGACGGCCTTGTCTGCGAGATCGCGTTGCCCGGCCCTGCCCCGGGGCGCGGCGTCTCTCTCGAGCGCCTGGCGGCGGACCTGCCGGAGGGGCCCGGTTGTTGGGTTCCTTGCGGAGAGCCAGGCGGATCGACCCCGGGCCGGGATTCCGAGGCCTCCGCCTCGCGCCTCGCCGGGGAGGCCTTCGCGGTCCGCCCCCGCGCCGTCCGCCCGGGAGAATCCGTCTGCACCTTCGAGGGGAGCGTCGGCTCGCGACCGGGCGAGGTGAGGCTCGACCTGTTCGATCTGAGCGGTCGCCCCATCCGCTGCCTCTTGCGGGATCTCTGGGCTGCGGGACAGGTCGTCGCGACCTGGAACGGCAAGGACGAGATGGATCGCGCTGTCGCGCCCGGACTCTATGTGGCCGTCCTCGAGATCGCGCGCGGGTCCGGGGACGTCGAGCGCCATCGCGTCGCGGTGGCCGTGGCGCCGTGAGAGTCTCGATCGCGGTGCCGCTCTCCCTCCTCCTCGCATGCGGGGGAGGCGCCGCATCGGCGGCCTTCGAGTGCCTCCCCGGGCCCGCCAGAGGCGGACTATCGGACTGGCTCTGGGATCCTGCCGGGCCGCGGAGGGGCTTCGCCGGTTGCGCAGCATTCGGAAGCCCCGCCGCCATACCCGACCTCGGATGGAGCTGGGCCGAGATCCGGTTCGGGACCGGGAGGCGCGGCCTCCGGAGCGGTCTCTACTTCCTGCGCTTCGCGGACGTCTACCGTGAATCGGTTGCCGGTCTTGTCCTTGACCACGGCAGATTCTCGATCGGCGCGCGGCGTTGGGAGGTCCTCTGGGACGACGACGCTCTTGCGGATCTTCCGGCTAAGCGCCATGGATGGACCGCTTGCGCCGAGGCCAGGGCGAGCTGGAAGCGCGCCGTCCTCCGTCTGGCGGGGGAGGGGGTCGCCCTCGGCCGGCCGGACGCGGCCGCCCCGCCTCCTCGCTCCTCTTTTGATCTCGACCTGGGGCTCGGCGGCGGCATCCGCGCCGGGGCCGCCGGATTCCGCACGAGAGACGGCTCCGGATGGATCGGGCGGGCGTCCTTCGCTCCCCTGCAGGTGGTCACCCTGCGGCAGGAAGTCGTGTGGCCGGGAAACGCCCTGCGATCCGAGATCGAGATGCGGGTCGGACGGATCGGAACCGATCTGTGGATCGAGCCATCGACCGCTCTCGGCCCGCGCGTCGGCGTGCGCTGTTCCTTCCAGTGAGACCAGGAGGTCCTGCCCTCATCCGGCTC contains:
- a CDS encoding lamin tail domain-containing protein, whose amino-acid sequence is MDPSSMLARGVACRFSLRRAMLGLHICLALLALAWKPATPAIVINEILYDPAGSDSGREFVELANTGPFAASLEDLALEAGNGGRANDWKVIWRGGADRWIRPGGLYRIGLDGPGDGEPAEFNIQNGPDALRLVKQGFVLDLVGWGDHLHAEYYEAHPTPLARSGRSLARAVDGVDTDDNLVDFAVAQPTPGRPNRPLDDWAVRFSTPSPELPRPGDRITVALLLDNRGVETRTPPLTEVIEGRRSILVGWTSVVEPGSSAEETLLLDAPADTGRATWLARILQRDQVPENDSDSLRLRVGHGPVRIVEILASPLVGQPEWIELRADGPAGRLIAGLVLDAHGRRIELAPRRIDAETRIGLVVEDSAAMRTQFPNLSPSTIWSHKGAWPRLRNGGRGGGISDSLRLIGSDGLVCEIALPGPAPGRGVSLERLAADLPEGPGCWVPCGEPGGSTPGRDSEASASRLAGEAFAVRPRAVRPGESVCTFEGSVGSRPGEVRLDLFDLSGRPIRCLLRDLWAAGQVVATWNGKDEMDRAVAPGLYVAVLEIARGSGDVERHRVAVAVAP